The following is a genomic window from bacterium.
ATGCGTGCGACAGGAATCCCTGTAATCAGCGAAGTAACCTCTCTTAGATGGTCCTGAGAGACCTCCGTACTCCCTTGTATTAAGGCTTTTGATGCTGCCTCTTCAAGCAAATCAATCGCCTTATCTGGTTGGTATCGTTTTGGGATATAACGACTAGAAAGTTCAATGGCTAACTCCGAGGTTCCAGCTTCAAAGACTATTCCCTCATAATGCTTCTGCAGTTGTGGCTTAACGCCCTCTTCCAAAATAGCAAGAGTCTCCTCTGAAGACGGCTCGTTAATAACTACAGGTTGAAATCTTCTAGAAAGAGCCCTGTCTTTCTCTATGTAACGCTGATATTCCCGTACTGTCGTAGCTCCAATTACTTGAAGCCCCCCTCTAGCGAGCGCTGGCTTCAATATATTCGCTGCATCTAATCCTCCATTATTACTCGAATCACCAGCCCCGATAATTGTATGTAACTCATCGATAAAGAGGATTACATCGCCTGCTTTTTGCGCCTCAGAAATTACCTTTTTAATTCGCTCTTCGAATTCTCCTCTATACTTTGTCCCAGCGACCATTGCGGTAAGATCAAGCTCAATAAGCCGCTTTCCTATAAAGTCTCTGGGGGCATACTCTGACACAAATAGCTGGGCTAAGCCTTCAGCAATAGCGGTCTTTCCAACACCAGGCTCACCAAGCAAGACGGGATTGCTCTTGGTGCGACGAGCAAGAATCAGAAGAGTGTCTTCAATCTCCTTCTCTCGACCAATGATAGAGTCGAGCTCGCCATGCCTTGCCATTCTCGTTACATCATTTCCGTATTTGTCCAAGAATGGCGTTATTACCCGGTTTTTGGGAGTAGCTGGAAGATGTCCAAGGACTTCCTCTGATTCAGAATATGAATCATGGCGCTCTTCTTCTGGGCTATTCGATTCATCCTCGTCTGATGAAAGTGAAAAATCTTTAAGAGGATTAGTATTCTCCGAGTGCTGATTTCCCTGATTCCGTCCTCTATATTCCCCTAGATTCATGCTTCTTCTGTCCCCCTATGACTGAAATACCTAATGCCATCTTTGGGTATACTAACCAAGTTAACGGACTACTCAAGTTTATATGCCCGAGTCTCGCAACACCTAGAGAGCCTCCGTCCCGCTCACCCTGCAATCTGCGAAAAGCAAGATATTACAATGATCTAGCTGACTCCCTGATGGCCGCCAGTTGCTGGGACTAAAACTATCATCCGCTTTGCAGGAGCGCCGAGAGCCGATTCCCGAAATCACTACATGACAATCGCTCGCCAGTGCGCTTTAAGGAGAAGAGATCTCCTGTTACCGTATTCTCTTTGATCAACTGCCCAAGCGCATGCTCAATTCGCGCTGCTATGTCGGCATAGCCGAGATGCTTTAAGAGCAGTGTCGCGCTCAAAATCAAGGCTGAAGGATTTGCCACGTTCTGACCAGCTATATCAGGAGCTGTTCCATGAACGGCCTCAAATACAGCAACTTTCTCTCCAATATTAATCCCTGGTGCAAGACCAAGCCCGCCAACAAGAGCTGCTGCTGCATCACTCAGGTAATCACCATTTAAGTTAGGAGCAACAAGGATCTCATGCTCTTCAGGTCGAAGAATGAGCTCCTGAAACATCGCGTCAGCAATTCTCTCTTGCACAAGAACTCTTCCATCCGGCACACATCCACTAAACTCTGATACACACTCACCGCGATCGAGAAATCGCTCTCTCAGGATACGCTTTGCCTCATCGACGGCCCAGCTACGGAAGGCTCCTTCCGTAAATTTCATAATGTTTCCCTTATGAACTACGGTGATACGTCTCAGGCTACTATCAAGAGCAAACGCTACGGCTTTCCGCATAAGCTTCCGCGTTGCTTTTTCCGAAATTGGCTTAATCCCGAGAGCGCTTTCTTCTGAAATACTCGCTGGAAGATGCAAAAATTCGTGAAGCGCACGAGCCTCATCACTTCCTGCTGCATACTCAATCCCAGCATATACATCCTCTGTATTCTCACGAAATATCGTAAGATCAACCCGCTCAGGGTGCTTGACTGGACTTTCCACACCAGAAAACCATCGTACTGGCCGGATATTTGCGTAAAGACCAAGCGCTTGTCGGAGGGCCACATTAACACTTCGATGACCCGAGCCCACTGGCGTCTCAGTTGGTCCTTTTATGGCGACTCCAACCTCTTGAATGCGTTCAATGACATGTGGCGGAAGCATATCTTGTCCCTGCTCTAGAGCCGATACTCCAATCCGATGATCCTCCCATTTGATCTTGAGCCCTTGATTTATGGTCGCTGCATCGACTACCTGCTTCATAGCTGCAGTAATCTCTGGACCAATTCCATCACCCTCAAGACACACAACCAGCACTTCATTCAACATATTGCTCTTCTTCCTTCCCTCGCATTAAACCGATGCCGTTACATCGTACATAAGAATCTACTCCCTCTCTCGCTTCATAACAATGAACTCTTCGGATTAATGAGATTTCTTAGTTCCCTCCGACTTTCTCGTATATTTTCCTAAAAGTCATTTTCACTATTAACCTCTGACTCTCTCGTACCGACTCCCCTTTTAACAGCAGTTATAGGTGGTATGATGTTGAAACTTGTCTGTTCCTTTCTTCTCTGTATTGTCGTTGGTCGATGGGGGTATGAAGAATTAAAACTTATCTCCCCAGATTCAATCCCTCGAATTGATTCTATCCTAGAAACAATCACGCCCACTACTCATGACAAGTGGCCGAGTATTAGCTACGAAAGAACCTCGGAGGGGCTGAAGGTAACGCTTATTCCGAATACCGCTGGCAAAACATCGGCAGAGATTCAGAAGGTGCGAGTGATAACTTTTCCAGGACCTTCTCGGATTACGGGGCTCTAGCATTCCTTCACGCCTCGCACTACTGCGAGGCGAAAATCCCACTTTCAG
Proteins encoded in this region:
- a CDS encoding ATP-dependent Clp protease ATP-binding subunit — encoded protein: MNLGEYRGRNQGNQHSENTNPLKDFSLSSDEDESNSPEEERHDSYSESEEVLGHLPATPKNRVITPFLDKYGNDVTRMARHGELDSIIGREKEIEDTLLILARRTKSNPVLLGEPGVGKTAIAEGLAQLFVSEYAPRDFIGKRLIELDLTAMVAGTKYRGEFEERIKKVISEAQKAGDVILFIDELHTIIGAGDSSNNGGLDAANILKPALARGGLQVIGATTVREYQRYIEKDRALSRRFQPVVINEPSSEETLAILEEGVKPQLQKHYEGIVFEAGTSELAIELSSRYIPKRYQPDKAIDLLEEAASKALIQGSTEVSQDHLREVTSLITGIPVARMSIEEKERLLGLEQELRSEVINQDQAISEISKAIRRARSGLKDPARPIGSFIFVGTTGVGKTHLTKTLANAMFDSPEAIIQLDMSEYMEKHSISRLIGAPPGYRGYEEGGELTEKIRRQPYSILLLDELEKAHPDVCNLFLQILEEGRLTDGSGSQVDCRNLIIIGTSNLGAQSSGSGGGGIGFSSTHQDQARQHDQVQYMEAVGQHFRPEFLNRIDNVIVFNRLSERDLQPILDRELRLVEDRLAEKYDCSLSLTVAAKRFLIEEGFHPAYGARPLRRMIEQKIVDDLLVEEGLQGHLVKGAHVSIDVDQTAEQPLVITVREKEAEFSASAVIG
- a CDS encoding NADP-dependent isocitrate dehydrogenase (Converts isocitrate to alpha ketoglutarate); translated protein: MLNEVLVVCLEGDGIGPEITAAMKQVVDAATINQGLKIKWEDHRIGVSALEQGQDMLPPHVIERIQEVGVAIKGPTETPVGSGHRSVNVALRQALGLYANIRPVRWFSGVESPVKHPERVDLTIFRENTEDVYAGIEYAAGSDEARALHEFLHLPASISEESALGIKPISEKATRKLMRKAVAFALDSSLRRITVVHKGNIMKFTEGAFRSWAVDEAKRILRERFLDRGECVSEFSGCVPDGRVLVQERIADAMFQELILRPEEHEILVAPNLNGDYLSDAAAALVGGLGLAPGINIGEKVAVFEAVHGTAPDIAGQNVANPSALILSATLLLKHLGYADIAARIEHALGQLIKENTVTGDLFSLKRTGERLSCSDFGNRLSALLQSG